Proteins found in one Quercus robur chromosome 2, dhQueRobu3.1, whole genome shotgun sequence genomic segment:
- the LOC126714931 gene encoding WAT1-related protein At5g40230-like isoform X1, translating to MAGRYCYENGLPFSAMVTAECTNVGLNILFKASSEKGLSYYVFVLYMFAISTLLLLPLVFVFRGTTGLPTFKLSLLYRIFLLGLLGFSGQLCNYKGVEFSSATLASAISNLTPAFTFILAVIFRMENLALRCSITQAKIMGTIVSISGALVVVFYKGPTIISSSQSTSLSLHSPQGTSETQWVIGGLLLAASNLLFSGWYIVQTQVMKIYPAEIVVVFLYLLCATIISAPVCLIVEGNLNSWILRPDITLVAVIYSGFFGSSFNSVIHTWCLHLKGPVYVSIFKPLSIVIAAAMGVIFLGDALYLGSIIGAIILSIGFYGVIWAKAKEELRQDYCSASLGSSSDDKTPLLDSYKSEDVE from the exons atggcagGTAGATATTGTTACGAGAATGGTCTTCCATTTTCAGCCATGGTTACAGCAGAATGCACAAACGTTGGCTTAAACATCTTATTCAAAGCATCCTCTGAGAAAGGGTTGAGCTACTATGTCTTTGTCCTCTACATGTTTGCTATTTccactcttcttctcctccctCTGGTCTTTGTCTTTCGTGG AACAACAGGGCTTCCTACATTCAAGTTGTCTCTCCTCTATAGAATTTTCCTACTTGGACTACTTGG GTTTTCAGGTCAGTTATGTAACTATAAAGGCGTAGAATTCAGCTCAGCAACTCTTGCTTCAGCCATCAGCAACCTCACACCAGCTTTTACTTTCATACTTGCTGTCATTTTCAG GATGGAAAATCTAGCTTTGAGATGCTCAATCACACAGGCTAAAATCATGGGCACAATAGTATCAATATCAGGAGCATTGGTAGTGGTTTTCTACAAGGGCCCTACAATCATATCTTCATCTCAGTCAACATCTCTTTCACTTCATTCTCCACAAGGCACATCAGAAACACAGTGGGTGATAGGTGGCCTTTTACTTGCTGCTTCGAATCTTCTGTTTTCAGGCTGGTACATTGTTCAg ACCCAAGTTATGAAAATATATCCAGCAGAGATAGTTGTGGTCTTCTTATACCTCTTGTGTGCAACAATTATATCTGCACCAGTATGTTTAATAGTAGAAGGAAACTTAAATTCTTGGATACTAAGGCCTGATATAACATTGGTCGCCGTTATATACTCG GGATTTTTTGGTTCATCCTTCAACAGTGTTATTCACACATGGTGCTTGCACTTGAAGGGGCCTGTGTATGTATCAATCTTTAAGCCATTGTCAATAGTCATTGCTGCTGCTATGGGTGTCATATTCCTTGGTGATGCTCTCTATCTTGGGAG CATCATTGGAGCAATAATATTATCAATTGGATTTTATGGTGTCATATGGGCAAAAGCTAAAGAAGAATTGAGACAAGACTATTGCAGTGCTAGCTTGGGATCTTCATCTGATGATAAGACCCCTTTGTTGGATAGCTACAAATCTGAAGACGTAGAATAG
- the LOC126714931 gene encoding WAT1-related protein At5g40230-like isoform X2, whose translation MAGRYCYENGLPFSAMVTAECTNVGLNILFKASSEKGLSYYVFVLYMFAISTLLLLPLVFVFRGFSGQLCNYKGVEFSSATLASAISNLTPAFTFILAVIFRMENLALRCSITQAKIMGTIVSISGALVVVFYKGPTIISSSQSTSLSLHSPQGTSETQWVIGGLLLAASNLLFSGWYIVQTQVMKIYPAEIVVVFLYLLCATIISAPVCLIVEGNLNSWILRPDITLVAVIYSGFFGSSFNSVIHTWCLHLKGPVYVSIFKPLSIVIAAAMGVIFLGDALYLGSIIGAIILSIGFYGVIWAKAKEELRQDYCSASLGSSSDDKTPLLDSYKSEDVE comes from the exons atggcagGTAGATATTGTTACGAGAATGGTCTTCCATTTTCAGCCATGGTTACAGCAGAATGCACAAACGTTGGCTTAAACATCTTATTCAAAGCATCCTCTGAGAAAGGGTTGAGCTACTATGTCTTTGTCCTCTACATGTTTGCTATTTccactcttcttctcctccctCTGGTCTTTGTCTTTCGTGG GTTTTCAGGTCAGTTATGTAACTATAAAGGCGTAGAATTCAGCTCAGCAACTCTTGCTTCAGCCATCAGCAACCTCACACCAGCTTTTACTTTCATACTTGCTGTCATTTTCAG GATGGAAAATCTAGCTTTGAGATGCTCAATCACACAGGCTAAAATCATGGGCACAATAGTATCAATATCAGGAGCATTGGTAGTGGTTTTCTACAAGGGCCCTACAATCATATCTTCATCTCAGTCAACATCTCTTTCACTTCATTCTCCACAAGGCACATCAGAAACACAGTGGGTGATAGGTGGCCTTTTACTTGCTGCTTCGAATCTTCTGTTTTCAGGCTGGTACATTGTTCAg ACCCAAGTTATGAAAATATATCCAGCAGAGATAGTTGTGGTCTTCTTATACCTCTTGTGTGCAACAATTATATCTGCACCAGTATGTTTAATAGTAGAAGGAAACTTAAATTCTTGGATACTAAGGCCTGATATAACATTGGTCGCCGTTATATACTCG GGATTTTTTGGTTCATCCTTCAACAGTGTTATTCACACATGGTGCTTGCACTTGAAGGGGCCTGTGTATGTATCAATCTTTAAGCCATTGTCAATAGTCATTGCTGCTGCTATGGGTGTCATATTCCTTGGTGATGCTCTCTATCTTGGGAG CATCATTGGAGCAATAATATTATCAATTGGATTTTATGGTGTCATATGGGCAAAAGCTAAAGAAGAATTGAGACAAGACTATTGCAGTGCTAGCTTGGGATCTTCATCTGATGATAAGACCCCTTTGTTGGATAGCTACAAATCTGAAGACGTAGAATAG
- the LOC126714940 gene encoding WAT1-related protein At5g40230-like: protein MAWRYCHKDALPFSAMVAVECINVGLNILFKASNLKGLSYYVFITYTSAIATLVLLPLVFIFRGTTGLPTFKWPLINRIFLLGIIGFLAQLCAYKGIEYSSPTLASAIGNLTPALTYILAVIFRMENLALRSSITQAKIIGTLVSISGASVVLFYRGPTIISPSQSPSLSLHSPQGTSETKWVIGGLLLAVENLLFSGCSIVQTQVMKIYPAEIVVVFLCALCVTIISAPVCLMTEGNLLAWTLRPDVALVTIIYSGFFGSSISVVIAWALHLKGPVYVSIFKPLSIVIAAAMGVIFLGDALYLGSLIGAIILSIGFYAVIWAKAKEELRKDYCCDSLGSSSDDKTPLLNSYKFEAS from the exons atggCATGGAGATATTGTCACAAGGATGCTCTTCCATTTTCAGCCATGGTTGCAGTAGAATGCATTAACGTTGGCTTAAACATCTTATTCAAAGCATCCAATTTAAAAGGACTGAGCTACTATGTCTTCATTACCTACACCTCTGCCATTGCTACTCTTGTTCTCCTCCCTTTGGTCTTCATCTTTCGTGG AACAACCGGGCTCCCTACATTCAAGTGGCCTCTCATCAATAGAATTTTCCTACTTGGAATAATTGG ATTTTTAGCTCAGTTGTGTGCCTATAAAGGAATTGAATACAGCTCACCGACTCTTGCTTCAGCCATCGGCAACCTCACACCGGCTTTGACCTACATACTTGCTGTTATTTTCAG AATGGAAAATCTAGCTTTGAGAAGCTCAATCACTCAGGCTAAAATCATTGGCACATTAGTATCAATATCAGGAGCATCAGTAGTGCTTTTCTACAGGGGCCCTACAATCATATCTCCATCTCAATCACCGTCCCTTTCACTTCATTCTCCACAAGGCACATCAGAAACAAAATGGGTGATAGGTGGCCTTTTACTTGCTGTCGAGAACCTTCTGTTTTCAGGTTGCAGCATTGTTCAG ACCCAAGTTATGAAAATATATCCAGCAGAGATAGTTGTGGTCTTCTTATGCGCCTTGTGTGTAACAATTATATCTGCACCAGTATGTTTAATGACAGAAGGAAACTTGCTTGCTTGGACGCTAAGGCCTGATGTAGCATTGGTCACCATTATATACTCG GGATTCTTTGGTTCATCCATCAGTGTTGTTATCGCATGGGCCTTGCACTTGAAGGGGCCTGTGTATGTATCAATCTTTAAGCCATTGTCAATAGTCATTGCAGCTGCTATGGGTGTCATATTCCTTGGTGATGCTCTCTATCTTGGGAG CCTCATTGGAGCAATAATATTATCAATTGGATTTTATGCTGTCATATGGGCAAAAGCTAAAGAAGAATTGAGAAAAGACTATTGTTGTGATAGCTTGGGATCTTCGTCTGATGATAAGACCCCTTTGTTGAATAGCTACAAATTTGAAG CTTCTTAG